A window of the Halostagnicola kamekurae genome harbors these coding sequences:
- a CDS encoding SDR family oxidoreductase, producing MSEQTDSEVVVVTGASAGVGRATARAFAERGAKVGLLARGEDGLEGARDDVERAGGEAISVPTDVADPQQVEAAADAVEDAFGPIDVWVNNAMVSVFSPASEMTADDYRRVTEVTYLGYVHGTQTALERMRPRDDGTIVQVGSALAYRGIPLQSAYCGAKHAIQGYTESVRTELFHDDCDVQLSMVQMPAMNTPQFEWTKSRLPRKSQPVPPIYQPEVAARAITWTVDTERDELWVGWPTMKAILGNRLVPRRLDQYLASGGYDSQQTDEPADSERGHNLYEPLAGDFGARGRFDERAHDRSYQLWVSIHRRPLAAVAGCLAAVVSLVLGKLILSSETDEPDDR from the coding sequence ATGTCCGAACAGACTGACTCGGAAGTCGTCGTCGTCACAGGTGCATCGGCCGGCGTCGGGCGAGCGACCGCTCGCGCGTTCGCCGAACGCGGCGCGAAGGTCGGCCTGCTCGCGCGGGGCGAAGACGGACTCGAGGGCGCTCGAGACGACGTCGAACGAGCCGGCGGCGAGGCGATTTCCGTTCCGACGGACGTCGCCGATCCCCAGCAAGTCGAGGCGGCAGCCGACGCCGTCGAGGACGCGTTCGGTCCGATCGACGTCTGGGTGAACAACGCGATGGTGTCGGTGTTTTCCCCCGCGTCGGAGATGACCGCCGACGACTACCGCCGCGTCACCGAGGTCACGTATCTGGGGTACGTCCACGGAACTCAGACCGCACTCGAGCGAATGCGACCCCGCGACGACGGGACGATCGTCCAGGTCGGATCGGCGCTGGCGTACCGGGGGATCCCGCTCCAATCGGCGTACTGCGGCGCGAAACACGCGATTCAGGGATACACCGAATCCGTCCGGACGGAGCTCTTTCACGACGACTGTGACGTCCAACTCTCGATGGTCCAGATGCCCGCGATGAACACGCCGCAGTTCGAGTGGACGAAGAGTCGGTTGCCGCGCAAATCACAGCCGGTCCCGCCGATCTACCAACCCGAGGTCGCTGCTCGAGCGATTACCTGGACCGTCGATACCGAACGCGACGAACTCTGGGTCGGCTGGCCGACGATGAAGGCGATCCTCGGCAATCGGCTCGTCCCCCGACGACTCGATCAGTACCTCGCAAGCGGCGGTTACGACTCACAGCAGACCGACGAGCCGGCCGATTCTGAGAGAGGGCACAATCTCTACGAGCCGCTCGCGGGAGATTTCGGTGCGCGCGGTCGCTTCGACGAGCGCGCACACGATCGGAGCTATCAGCTCTGGGTTTCGATACATCGCCGGCCACTCGCCGCAGTCGCCGGTTGTCTAGCGGCGGTCGTGAGCCTCGTCCTCGGCAAACTGATTCTCTCTTCCGAGACGGATGAGCCCGATGATCGTTGA
- a CDS encoding copper-translocating P-type ATPase produces MHEGHEEMFRRRFFVSTLLSIPVLLYSEMLQEWLGFSVPAFPGSEWINPIFAVIVFAYGGVPFLRMATPELGERSPGMMTLISMAISVAFVYSLASVVLPTESAFFWELVTLIDIMLLGHWIEMRSVRQAQSALDELAQLMPDTAERITDDGDTEAVPVSDLSEGDLVLVRPGASVPADGVVAEGDSDVNESMITGESMPVSKDPGDEVIGGTINGDGSLRIRIEATGEETTLAGIMRLVEEARGSKSRTQVLADRAAGWLFYVAVSSAAVTGVAWTVAASFDAAVIERVVTVLVIACPHALGLAIPLVVAINTSMAARNGMLVRDRIAMEEARNLDAIVFDKTGTLTEGEHGVVGTKTADGIDEEEALTLAAAVEGDSEHMIARAIREAAAERGVGVSEVEDFEALKGRGVRARVAGDEVHVGGPNLLTHLETDVPSDLQRFADEAGENGQTVVYVVREGDPIAAFAMADVIRDESYRVVDALHELDVEVAMLTGDSRDVADAVADELGIDTVFAEVLPEDKDEKVRELQNQGKLVGMVGDGVNDAPALTRADVGIAIGSGTDVAVQSADVVLVQNNPMDVARLVKLSKSSYRKMQENIVWAAGYNVFAIPLAAGVLAPVGLLLSPAVGAILMSLSTVIVAINAQLLRRVDLSIPGLSDTSPARGTQPTDQVGTHGAQGNRNVTRKMK; encoded by the coding sequence ATGCACGAGGGCCACGAGGAGATGTTCCGCCGTCGGTTTTTCGTTTCGACGCTGCTCTCGATTCCGGTGCTTCTCTATAGCGAGATGCTTCAAGAGTGGCTCGGCTTTTCGGTCCCGGCCTTTCCCGGAAGCGAGTGGATTAATCCGATTTTCGCGGTGATCGTCTTCGCCTACGGTGGCGTCCCGTTCCTCCGAATGGCCACCCCCGAACTGGGCGAGCGGTCGCCGGGGATGATGACGCTCATCTCGATGGCGATATCGGTCGCGTTCGTCTACAGCCTGGCGAGCGTCGTCCTGCCGACCGAGTCGGCGTTCTTCTGGGAACTCGTGACCCTGATCGATATTATGCTGCTGGGTCACTGGATCGAAATGCGATCGGTTCGACAGGCACAGAGCGCACTCGACGAACTGGCACAGCTCATGCCCGATACCGCCGAACGGATCACGGACGATGGTGACACCGAAGCGGTTCCGGTGAGCGACCTCTCCGAGGGGGATCTCGTTCTCGTTCGTCCCGGTGCCAGCGTCCCCGCGGACGGCGTCGTGGCGGAAGGAGACTCGGACGTGAACGAGTCGATGATAACCGGCGAGTCGATGCCGGTTTCGAAAGATCCGGGCGACGAGGTGATCGGCGGGACTATCAACGGCGATGGGAGCCTCCGCATCCGCATCGAAGCGACGGGCGAGGAGACGACGCTTGCGGGGATCATGCGCCTCGTCGAGGAAGCACGAGGGAGCAAGTCGCGGACGCAAGTGCTTGCCGATCGAGCCGCCGGGTGGCTGTTTTACGTCGCTGTATCGTCGGCGGCCGTGACCGGCGTCGCATGGACCGTCGCCGCGTCGTTCGACGCTGCAGTCATCGAGCGAGTTGTCACCGTGCTCGTGATCGCGTGCCCTCACGCGCTCGGCCTCGCCATTCCGCTCGTAGTCGCGATCAACACGTCGATGGCGGCCCGAAACGGGATGTTGGTACGTGATCGTATCGCCATGGAAGAAGCGCGAAACCTGGACGCGATTGTCTTCGACAAGACCGGGACGCTCACCGAGGGCGAACACGGCGTCGTCGGTACAAAGACCGCAGACGGTATCGACGAGGAAGAAGCGCTGACCCTCGCAGCGGCGGTCGAAGGGGACTCGGAACACATGATCGCTCGCGCTATTCGCGAGGCGGCTGCCGAACGTGGTGTCGGCGTTTCGGAGGTGGAAGACTTCGAGGCGTTGAAGGGACGAGGGGTTCGCGCTCGGGTTGCGGGTGACGAAGTCCACGTCGGCGGTCCAAACCTGCTGACCCACCTCGAGACCGACGTCCCGTCCGATCTACAACGATTCGCAGATGAGGCCGGCGAAAACGGACAGACCGTCGTGTACGTCGTTCGCGAGGGGGACCCGATCGCCGCGTTCGCAATGGCGGACGTGATCCGCGACGAAAGCTATCGGGTCGTCGATGCGCTCCACGAACTCGATGTCGAAGTGGCGATGCTGACCGGTGACTCGCGGGACGTGGCCGATGCGGTGGCCGACGAACTCGGCATCGACACGGTGTTCGCGGAAGTCCTGCCCGAAGACAAAGACGAGAAAGTCCGAGAGCTACAGAACCAGGGCAAGCTCGTGGGGATGGTCGGCGACGGGGTCAACGACGCACCCGCGTTGACTCGAGCGGACGTTGGCATCGCCATCGGGAGCGGGACGGACGTCGCTGTTCAGTCCGCAGACGTCGTTTTGGTACAGAACAACCCGATGGACGTTGCCCGCCTCGTGAAACTAAGCAAGTCGAGTTACCGGAAGATGCAAGAGAACATCGTCTGGGCCGCCGGCTACAACGTCTTCGCCATCCCGCTGGCGGCGGGCGTCCTCGCGCCTGTCGGGCTCTTACTGTCCCCAGCAGTCGGTGCGATCTTGATGTCGCTCAGTACCGTTATCGTCGCAATCAATGCGCAGCTACTCCGGCGCGTCGATCTTTCCATCCCGGGATTATCGGACACGTCACCCGCTCGAGGTACACAACCGACCGATCAGGTGGGCACCCACGGAGCGCAAGGAAACCGGAACGTCACTCGGAAAATGAAATGA
- a CDS encoding potassium channel family protein: MNRIYLAVGVLLLGGTVIDLLWTTLWVAGGAGPLTSRLMVWTWRSLRRIGAHNSRLLSLSGPLVFALSLTGWIILLWGGWTLIFAGAEGALIDTLNRGPVSWTDRIYFVGYTVFTLGIGDFAPRDGIWQLLTVFATGSGLLFVTLSVTYVLSVLDAVTQKRAFANNVSGAGTHGEEIVRAAWDGEALHELDLPLNTYVRQLTELTANHKAYPVLHYFHSARSDRSPAVEIAALDDALTLIRFGIPDEHRPSGILVRSARKSIQNYLGTLHENFVQPSDDVPPPPNLNALNEADIPTVSDDAFEASLADLDKRRRTLLGYTESDLRQWPTRRNE, encoded by the coding sequence ATGAACCGAATCTACCTCGCAGTTGGCGTGCTCCTTCTGGGAGGGACCGTAATCGACCTCCTCTGGACGACGCTCTGGGTCGCGGGCGGTGCCGGCCCGCTCACGTCTCGGTTGATGGTGTGGACGTGGCGATCACTACGACGGATCGGCGCCCATAACTCACGACTCCTTAGCCTTTCGGGGCCGCTAGTCTTCGCGTTGAGCCTCACGGGATGGATCATCCTGCTCTGGGGCGGATGGACGCTTATTTTCGCCGGGGCCGAGGGCGCCCTCATCGATACGCTCAACCGCGGTCCCGTGTCGTGGACCGACCGGATCTACTTCGTCGGCTACACGGTTTTCACGTTAGGTATCGGTGATTTTGCGCCTCGAGACGGAATCTGGCAGCTTCTCACCGTTTTCGCGACGGGAAGCGGGTTGCTATTCGTGACGCTGAGCGTCACCTACGTGCTGTCGGTTCTCGACGCGGTCACCCAAAAACGCGCATTCGCTAACAACGTGAGCGGAGCCGGAACGCACGGCGAGGAGATCGTCCGAGCAGCCTGGGACGGCGAAGCGTTGCACGAACTCGATCTACCGTTAAACACCTACGTCAGGCAACTGACGGAGCTGACGGCGAATCACAAGGCCTACCCCGTTCTTCACTACTTTCACAGCGCCCGGTCCGACCGATCCCCGGCCGTCGAAATTGCGGCCCTCGACGACGCATTGACGCTCATCCGATTTGGTATCCCGGACGAACATCGCCCGAGCGGTATCCTCGTCCGGAGCGCCCGAAAAAGCATCCAGAACTACCTCGGAACGCTACACGAGAATTTCGTCCAGCCGTCGGACGATGTTCCGCCGCCGCCGAATCTAAACGCCCTCAACGAAGCCGACATCCCGACCGTCTCCGACGACGCGTTCGAAGCGTCACTCGCCGACCTGGATAAACGCCGGCGGACGCTACTCGGGTACACCGAGTCCGATCTCCGTCAGTGGCCGACTCGAAGAAACGAGTGA
- a CDS encoding SHOCT domain-containing protein yields MAIDESLIRTVLVVIAVILLLPFLMMVVMMPMMGLWGGGHMWGGGMGNSAGTVLVLFLTLLVPLLVILGIGYLLYRVVGQPDALQRDAALEELRTAYARGEITDEEFEERRERLQEKR; encoded by the coding sequence ATGGCCATCGACGAGTCCCTGATTCGGACGGTGTTGGTCGTCATCGCCGTAATCCTTCTCTTGCCGTTCCTGATGATGGTCGTAATGATGCCGATGATGGGCCTGTGGGGTGGGGGACACATGTGGGGTGGCGGAATGGGCAACAGCGCTGGAACTGTATTGGTATTGTTTCTCACGCTACTCGTCCCTTTGCTCGTGATTCTCGGTATCGGATATCTCCTGTACAGAGTGGTCGGTCAGCCCGACGCTCTCCAGCGAGACGCCGCACTCGAGGAGTTGCGAACCGCCTACGCTCGCGGCGAGATCACGGACGAAGAGTTCGAGGAACGCCGCGAGCGGTTACAAGAGAAGCGATGA
- a CDS encoding SDR family NAD(P)-dependent oxidoreductase — MSSQLSEKTAIVTGAASGIGKAVATQFGAAGASVVLADIDTEGMSEAAESIDGETLTIETDVSDSEDVDDMVAETVDEFGSLEVLVNNAGVGTFGHVTGLSNEDWDRTIGIDLDSVFYGSRAALPHLEESNGCIINTASISGRGGDHGLEAYNAVKGGVRNLTKALAINHGPDVRVNSVSPGLVLTDATQDFQDSEEIMDEYEERIPLERGADPEEIASVMVFLASDAASYVSGHDLVVDGGMTASAGQPKFATYLDLDE, encoded by the coding sequence ATGTCGTCACAACTGTCCGAGAAGACCGCGATCGTAACGGGCGCTGCGTCGGGAATCGGGAAGGCCGTCGCGACCCAGTTCGGCGCGGCGGGCGCGTCGGTCGTGCTCGCGGACATCGACACGGAGGGTATGTCCGAGGCCGCCGAGTCCATCGACGGCGAGACGCTGACGATCGAAACCGACGTCAGCGACTCCGAGGACGTCGACGACATGGTCGCGGAAACGGTCGACGAGTTCGGTTCGCTCGAGGTCCTCGTCAACAACGCCGGCGTCGGAACGTTCGGACACGTGACGGGCCTCAGTAACGAGGACTGGGACCGAACGATCGGTATCGACCTCGACTCGGTATTCTACGGCAGCCGCGCCGCGCTTCCGCACCTCGAGGAGTCGAACGGGTGTATCATCAACACGGCCTCCATCTCGGGCCGGGGCGGCGATCACGGACTCGAGGCGTACAACGCGGTGAAAGGCGGCGTGCGAAATCTCACGAAGGCCCTCGCGATCAACCACGGCCCCGACGTCCGCGTCAATAGCGTCAGCCCCGGACTCGTTCTGACCGACGCGACGCAGGACTTTCAGGACAGCGAGGAGATCATGGACGAGTACGAAGAACGGATCCCGCTCGAGCGGGGCGCGGACCCGGAGGAGATCGCCAGCGTGATGGTCTTTCTTGCCTCCGATGCCGCCTCGTACGTCTCTGGTCACGACCTCGTCGTCGACGGTGGGATGACCGCCTCGGCCGGACAGCCGAAGTTCGCGACGTATCTCGACCTCGACGAGTAA
- a CDS encoding adenylate/guanylate cyclase domain-containing protein: protein MKFDPSPIEDRVEERVEEVEERLDEIPSGRTMPDKEDMLIGSAKKLSLGFVFIDINGFTEYCEENDEEDILMMLNIFIPEIMEIARHYDGTFEKNTGDGILVYFGSEDGDVEACQTVLLYLQTVKYALKYHINPKLEERNIVPISISAGASYGVAHISRVGVHSLNRRTAIGNSANIASKLEDIAEEDQFLISDSIYYFAHEKGGYHEDVCFEDQGVYGLNSPGELYIWQLDEKENDLYRYHDFICSPPSPSQVSD, encoded by the coding sequence ATGAAATTCGATCCAAGTCCTATCGAAGATCGGGTTGAGGAGAGAGTCGAAGAAGTCGAAGAGCGTTTAGATGAGATCCCGTCTGGGCGAACGATGCCTGATAAGGAGGATATGCTAATTGGATCTGCAAAAAAGCTTTCTCTGGGATTTGTATTTATTGATATAAATGGGTTTACCGAATATTGCGAGGAAAATGACGAAGAAGACATTCTAATGATGCTGAATATATTTATACCGGAGATTATGGAAATTGCCCGTCATTATGACGGGACATTTGAGAAAAACACTGGGGATGGAATTCTGGTATATTTTGGATCTGAAGATGGTGATGTTGAAGCTTGTCAAACGGTACTACTTTATCTACAGACAGTCAAATATGCCCTCAAATACCACATAAACCCAAAATTAGAGGAAAGAAATATAGTGCCCATTTCAATTAGCGCAGGTGCAAGTTATGGTGTCGCTCATATCTCCCGAGTTGGTGTTCACAGTTTGAACCGTCGGACTGCAATTGGGAACTCTGCCAATATAGCTTCCAAACTTGAGGACATCGCTGAAGAGGACCAATTCCTGATAAGTGATTCTATCTATTATTTTGCCCATGAGAAAGGAGGATATCATGAGGATGTTTGTTTCGAAGACCAAGGTGTGTATGGGTTGAATTCTCCTGGGGAACTCTATATTTGGCAACTTGATGAGAAAGAGAATGATTTATACCGGTATCATGATTTTATATGCTCTCCTCCTTCCCCCAGTCAGGTGAGTGACTAG
- a CDS encoding Pycsar system effector family protein, whose product MADREYLVDKSYEHLDSYVKYADKKASVLLSGLLAFLALYVNFIFSVSEQWNTSFNIVSGLTILLGLIAITISGFVVYPRTPDKERGFFLWESILDRNTPEDYYDDLKSLDDYEVVEEVVWQNYQLAKVADSKYSLIRLSIIIGSSSFVSAALSIAIILCNM is encoded by the coding sequence ATGGCAGATAGGGAATACCTTGTTGACAAATCGTATGAGCATTTAGACTCATATGTTAAGTATGCTGATAAAAAAGCATCTGTCCTATTAAGTGGGTTATTAGCGTTCTTAGCACTTTATGTGAATTTTATTTTCTCAGTATCTGAGCAGTGGAATACCTCCTTCAACATAGTTTCTGGTTTGACTATCCTATTAGGTTTAATAGCGATCACAATTTCTGGGTTTGTAGTTTATCCAAGAACCCCTGATAAGGAGAGGGGATTCTTCCTCTGGGAGAGTATTCTAGATCGTAACACTCCAGAAGATTACTATGATGACTTGAAATCTCTAGATGATTATGAGGTAGTAGAAGAAGTTGTGTGGCAAAATTATCAGTTAGCAAAGGTAGCTGATTCTAAATATTCACTGATTAGGTTATCAATCATTATCGGATCATCTTCGTTCGTAAGCGCAGCGCTGTCAATAGCGATCATACTTTGTAATATGTGA